From a region of the Actinomadura luzonensis genome:
- a CDS encoding sigma 54 modulation/S30EA ribosomal C-terminal domain-containing protein, which yields MRHMPTALDPADVQVKIRGGIRPADVRRARVTMAELAGLAHEPVIAAKVTLATAPGLAARRRTAEAVLDVQGRLVRAQASAASTRAAIHVLRDRLRSRLLESARDWENRRRRHHRRPGPRHAGEQPRIVRRLAADRTVPDEAVVDMEQRGLDFLLFTEDVTGRDSIVYRAGGGYRLAQLVPGPGLPTPICAAISVSASPACRLTVSEAVERLELTGLPFVFFADAATGAGCVVHRRADGDHGLVSTVPGA from the coding sequence ATGAGGCACATGCCCACCGCTCTCGATCCCGCCGACGTGCAGGTCAAGATCCGTGGCGGGATCCGCCCCGCCGACGTCCGGCGGGCCAGGGTGACCATGGCCGAACTGGCCGGGCTGGCGCACGAACCGGTGATCGCCGCGAAGGTCACGCTCGCCACCGCGCCCGGCCTCGCGGCCCGGCGCCGGACGGCCGAGGCGGTGCTGGACGTCCAGGGACGGCTCGTCAGGGCGCAGGCCAGTGCCGCCTCCACCCGGGCGGCCATCCACGTGCTCCGCGACCGGCTGCGGAGCCGGCTGCTGGAGAGCGCCCGCGACTGGGAGAACCGGCGCAGGCGCCACCACCGCCGGCCCGGGCCCCGCCACGCCGGCGAGCAGCCCCGGATCGTGCGGCGGCTCGCGGCGGACCGCACCGTCCCCGACGAGGCGGTCGTCGACATGGAGCAGCGCGGCCTCGACTTCCTGCTGTTCACCGAGGACGTGACGGGCCGGGACAGCATCGTGTACCGCGCAGGCGGCGGCTACCGGCTCGCCCAGCTCGTCCCCGGGCCCGGCCTGCCGACGCCGATCTGCGCGGCGATCTCGGTCAGCGCGTCGCCCGCGTGCCGGCTCACCGTGTCCGAGGCCGTCGAACGGCTGGAGCTGACCGGCCTGCCGTTCGTGTTCTTCGCCGACGCGGCGACGGGGGCCGGCTGCGTCGTCCACCGGCGGGCCGACGGCGACCACGGCCTGGTCAGCACCGTTCCCGGAGCCTGA
- a CDS encoding MFS transporter yields MNDITIKAGVIGLCLAASATPSPLYKLYAAAWAIPTSTMTLVYATYCLGVLAALLLFGRVSDSWGRRPAVLAGLAGLLVSLGLFAAASGVGWLFAARGLQGVATGVAISAAGAALLDLRPAAAGLINTLASGLGMGTGALLGAVLVEYAPAPLLTPFAVLAAVGLLLLAGVWRRPETAGTRSGFRMAAPGVPREIAATFALSGLGVTSSWSIVGLYLALVPALAPALTGSAGNLPGGLAVFVMGTAAALAPVLARRLPGPASGGLPAVTQLWSGMLVLAAGVALMSLSVSAGSAAGFVASSVVMGLGGGLGLGGSLGLLGAAAPPDHRARVMSAFYVVAYAAISLPAIAAGFVVRTLGPVATFRVFGAGIAAVALATALTTALLTRARTRRLTGPGLLSGRRPAGPR; encoded by the coding sequence GTGAACGACATCACCATCAAGGCCGGGGTCATCGGCCTCTGCCTGGCCGCGTCGGCCACGCCGTCCCCGCTCTACAAGCTCTACGCCGCCGCCTGGGCGATCCCCACGTCCACGATGACGCTGGTCTACGCCACGTACTGCCTCGGGGTGCTCGCGGCGCTGCTGCTGTTCGGGCGGGTCTCCGACTCGTGGGGGCGGCGGCCGGCCGTCCTGGCCGGGCTGGCCGGGCTGCTCGTCTCGCTGGGGCTGTTCGCGGCGGCGTCCGGGGTGGGCTGGCTGTTCGCCGCGCGCGGCCTGCAGGGCGTGGCCACCGGCGTCGCGATCAGCGCCGCCGGCGCGGCCCTGCTCGACCTGCGGCCGGCCGCCGCCGGGCTGATCAACACGCTGGCCAGCGGGCTCGGGATGGGGACCGGCGCGCTGCTCGGCGCGGTCCTCGTCGAGTACGCGCCCGCCCCGCTGCTCACGCCGTTCGCCGTCCTCGCGGCGGTCGGCCTCCTGCTGCTGGCGGGGGTGTGGCGGCGGCCGGAGACGGCCGGGACGCGCTCCGGGTTCCGGATGGCGGCGCCCGGGGTGCCGAGGGAGATCGCCGCGACGTTCGCGCTGTCGGGGCTCGGGGTGACGTCGTCCTGGTCGATCGTCGGGCTGTACCTGGCGCTGGTGCCCGCGCTGGCGCCCGCCCTGACGGGGTCGGCCGGGAACCTGCCGGGCGGGCTGGCCGTCTTCGTCATGGGCACGGCCGCCGCGCTGGCCCCCGTGCTCGCCCGCCGCCTGCCCGGGCCGGCCTCCGGAGGGCTGCCGGCGGTCACGCAGCTCTGGTCCGGCATGCTCGTCCTCGCCGCCGGGGTCGCCCTCATGTCCCTGTCGGTCTCGGCGGGCAGCGCGGCCGGGTTCGTCGCGTCGAGCGTGGTCATGGGCCTCGGCGGCGGGCTCGGGCTCGGCGGCTCGCTGGGGCTGCTGGGCGCGGCGGCCCCACCCGACCACCGCGCCCGGGTCATGTCCGCGTTCTACGTCGTCGCGTACGCCGCGATCTCCCTGCCCGCGATCGCCGCCGGGTTCGTGGTGCGGACCCTCGGGCCGGTGGCCACCTTCCGCGTCTTCGGCGCGGGCATCGCCGCCGTCGCCCTCGCCACCGCGCTCACCACCGCCCTGCTCACCCGCGCCAGGACCCGGCGTCTCACCGGGCCGGGCCTGCTGAGCGGTCGTAGGCCCGCCGGGCCGCGGTGA
- a CDS encoding nuclear transport factor 2 family protein — MSEVTDPRAVVVRYVEAVRDGDAAVIRDSFAQDATWHYPGDLPISKVWRGRDAIVDDFLGGLGPILVPGTMEVRLVSTIAEGDRVVAEWTSTARTVYGGVYDNRCAGVCTVRDGRITSVVEYTDTRHVAAALFPGA; from the coding sequence ATGAGCGAGGTCACCGACCCCAGAGCCGTCGTCGTCCGCTACGTCGAGGCCGTCCGCGACGGCGACGCCGCCGTCATCCGCGACAGCTTCGCCCAGGACGCGACCTGGCACTACCCCGGCGACCTGCCGATCTCGAAGGTGTGGCGGGGCCGCGACGCGATCGTCGACGACTTCCTCGGCGGCCTGGGGCCGATCCTCGTCCCCGGCACGATGGAGGTGCGGCTCGTCAGCACGATCGCCGAGGGCGACCGCGTGGTCGCCGAGTGGACCTCGACGGCGCGCACGGTGTACGGGGGCGTCTACGACAACCGCTGCGCCGGCGTCTGCACGGTCCGGGACGGCCGGATCACCTCGGTCGTCGAGTACACCGACACCCGGCACGTGGCCGCGGCTCTCTTCCCCGGCGCGTGA
- a CDS encoding MFS transporter, whose product MARGEEPAATGGRALVPALVFIALVVAVVGSLGAPLITTVAGDLGVSLAAAQWTLTAPLLVGAIATPLLGRLGAGPGRRLAVLATLAVVVAGSLLTVAPLPFGWLLAGRVAQGAGLGLPPLMMGVARDHLPPARSGPVIALLSVASVIGIGVGYPLAGLLTELAGLRAAYGLGLLITAVALAAAWRSVPRPPAGRPSAVDVPGAALLGAGLAALLLAISQTALWTRRPELGAALLAGAAVLLAGWVLRERRSAAPLVDLALLREPAVAGANAVMLLGGVGMYLLLTLVTRYVQTPASAGYGSGVGVFVAGLVLVPFSVMGFAGGRLAPPLLRRLGPAAALAAGGLAVLVALVGFALARDGLWPAFAVMGLLGLGVGAFSAAMPAAILAVTPAAETSSAMSFNQVVRSVGYSVGSALGGLTLAAGTPPGGRFPAAAAYTTAAWVGAAATAVTVVAALALRRATAATGPS is encoded by the coding sequence GTGGCAAGAGGCGAGGAGCCGGCGGCGACCGGTGGGCGGGCGCTGGTGCCGGCGCTGGTGTTCATCGCGCTCGTCGTCGCCGTCGTCGGCAGCCTCGGGGCGCCGCTCATCACCACGGTCGCGGGCGACCTCGGCGTGTCGCTGGCCGCCGCCCAGTGGACGCTGACCGCCCCGCTGCTGGTCGGCGCGATCGCCACCCCGCTGCTGGGCCGCCTCGGCGCGGGCCCGGGCCGCCGCCTGGCCGTCCTGGCGACGCTGGCGGTCGTGGTGGCGGGCAGCCTGCTGACCGTGGCGCCGCTGCCGTTCGGCTGGCTGCTGGCCGGACGGGTGGCGCAGGGCGCGGGGCTGGGGCTGCCGCCGCTGATGATGGGCGTCGCCCGCGACCACCTGCCGCCGGCCCGCTCCGGCCCGGTGATCGCGCTGCTGTCGGTGGCCTCCGTCATCGGCATCGGCGTCGGTTACCCGCTGGCGGGGCTGCTGACGGAGCTGGCGGGGCTGCGCGCGGCGTACGGGCTGGGCCTGCTGATCACCGCGGTCGCGCTGGCCGCCGCCTGGCGGTCGGTGCCCCGGCCGCCGGCCGGCCGCCCGTCCGCGGTGGACGTGCCGGGCGCGGCGCTGCTGGGCGCGGGCCTGGCCGCGCTGCTCCTGGCGATCAGCCAGACCGCCCTGTGGACCCGCCGCCCTGAGCTGGGCGCGGCGCTGCTGGCCGGCGCGGCGGTGCTGCTGGCCGGCTGGGTGCTGCGCGAGCGCCGCTCGGCGGCCCCGCTGGTGGACCTCGCGCTGCTGCGCGAGCCGGCGGTGGCGGGGGCCAACGCGGTGATGCTGCTCGGCGGCGTCGGCATGTACCTGCTGCTGACGCTGGTGACCCGTTACGTGCAGACGCCGGCGTCCGCCGGGTACGGGTCCGGCGTCGGGGTGTTCGTGGCGGGCCTGGTGCTGGTGCCGTTCTCGGTCATGGGGTTCGCCGGCGGGCGGCTGGCGCCGCCGTTGCTGCGGCGGCTCGGCCCGGCGGCGGCGCTGGCGGCCGGCGGGCTGGCCGTGCTGGTGGCGCTGGTGGGGTTCGCGCTGGCCCGCGACGGGCTGTGGCCGGCGTTCGCCGTGATGGGCCTGCTCGGCCTGGGCGTCGGCGCGTTCTCGGCGGCCATGCCGGCGGCGATCCTGGCCGTCACCCCGGCGGCGGAGACGTCCAGCGCGATGAGCTTCAACCAGGTGGTGCGCAGCGTCGGCTACTCGGTCGGCAGCGCGCTCGGCGGCCTGACGCTGGCCGCCGGCACCCCGCCGGGCGGGCGGTTCCCGGCCGCCGCCGCGTACACGACGGCGGCGTGGGTGGGCGCGGCGGCGACGGCGGTGACCGTCGTGGCCGCGCTCGCGCTCCGGCGGGCCACCGCGGCCACCGGACCCTCCTGA
- a CDS encoding winged helix-turn-helix transcriptional regulator yields MAASTPRPGRPARGSASGRPVMAALDLLGRRWTMRILWELSRAPAGFRELQRRCEGMSSSVLSDRLDELAAVRLVAQDGGGYRLTPLGADLVEALAPLSAWSRRWAEELGDAAQEPPG; encoded by the coding sequence ATGGCGGCAAGCACGCCCCGGCCGGGCCGGCCGGCCCGGGGCTCGGCGTCCGGGCGTCCGGTGATGGCGGCGCTCGACCTGCTCGGCCGGCGCTGGACGATGCGCATCCTGTGGGAGCTCAGCCGGGCCCCGGCGGGCTTCCGCGAGCTTCAGCGGCGGTGCGAGGGCATGTCGTCCAGCGTGCTCAGCGACCGGCTCGACGAGCTGGCCGCCGTCCGCCTGGTCGCCCAGGACGGCGGCGGCTACCGGCTCACCCCGCTCGGCGCGGACCTGGTCGAGGCGCTCGCCCCGCTCAGCGCGTGGAGCCGCCGCTGGGCCGAGGAGCTGGGCGACGCCGCCCAGGAGCCCCCGGGCTGA
- a CDS encoding TetR/AcrR family transcriptional regulator encodes MSDPHAGGEAVAAPAVRRLRRAERREQILDAATRAFARAGYTATGLDDIAAEAELTRALLYRHFESKADLYRAVLDRACVRLAEATGADDFGDDAIPALLRAAAADPDGFRLLFRHAAREPDFRDLIDSITAASREVGRRNLARVIPEGPWLDWAASVVPGFTLEAVIAWLDAGRPDPDRAAERIGQAVHGIMAAACPTT; translated from the coding sequence ATGAGCGATCCCCATGCGGGCGGCGAGGCCGTCGCGGCGCCGGCGGTGCGGCGGCTGCGCCGCGCCGAGCGGCGCGAGCAGATCCTGGACGCCGCCACCCGCGCCTTCGCCCGCGCCGGCTACACCGCCACCGGCCTCGACGACATCGCCGCCGAGGCGGAGCTGACCCGGGCCCTGCTGTACCGGCACTTCGAGTCCAAGGCCGACCTCTACCGGGCCGTGCTCGATCGGGCCTGCGTGCGCCTGGCCGAGGCCACCGGCGCCGACGACTTCGGCGACGACGCCATCCCCGCCCTGCTGCGCGCCGCCGCCGCCGACCCCGACGGGTTCCGGCTGCTGTTCCGTCACGCCGCCCGCGAGCCCGACTTCCGCGACCTGATCGACTCCATCACCGCCGCCTCCCGCGAGGTCGGCCGGCGCAACCTGGCGCGCGTCATCCCGGAGGGGCCGTGGCTGGACTGGGCCGCCAGCGTGGTTCCCGGCTTCACCCTGGAGGCCGTCATCGCCTGGCTGGACGCCGGCCGGCCCGACCCCGACCGGGCGGCCGAGCGGATCGGCCAGGCCGTGCACGGCATCATGGCCGCCGCCTGCCCCACCACGTGA
- a CDS encoding zinc-binding dehydrogenase encodes MKALIPTGDPAEPVVLADVPEPVPGPDEVLVKVEAFSVNRGETFKLERPAPGDRPGKDVAGLVVQPAADGSGPGGIARVVGHPMAGGWAEYAAVPTHALAVLPDGVTTHQAAALPLAGLTALRLLRAAGPVLGRRVLLTGASGGVGHYVTELAAAAGAEVTAVTRDAGRGARLAELGAARVVHDLADARGPYDLVLESTGGPALPLALARTARRGTLIWFGQAGRRPSTLDFFAFFDGPESAVIRHFHYLDDDTPLGDDLATLVRLTAEGRLHPEIGRLADWADTASVLTDLRERRVRGKAVLTVNGE; translated from the coding sequence ATGAAGGCTCTCATCCCGACCGGCGATCCCGCGGAACCGGTCGTGCTCGCCGACGTCCCGGAGCCGGTGCCCGGGCCGGACGAGGTGCTGGTGAAGGTGGAGGCGTTCTCCGTCAACCGGGGCGAGACGTTCAAGCTGGAGCGGCCCGCGCCCGGCGACCGGCCGGGCAAGGACGTCGCGGGCCTGGTGGTCCAGCCGGCCGCCGACGGCAGCGGGCCGGGCGGCATCGCCCGCGTCGTCGGCCATCCCATGGCGGGCGGCTGGGCCGAGTACGCGGCCGTCCCGACGCACGCGCTCGCCGTGCTGCCCGACGGCGTCACCACCCACCAGGCCGCGGCGCTGCCGCTCGCCGGGCTCACCGCGTTGCGGCTGCTCCGCGCGGCCGGACCGGTGCTGGGCCGGCGGGTGCTGCTGACCGGCGCGTCCGGCGGCGTGGGCCACTACGTGACCGAGCTGGCGGCCGCCGCCGGCGCCGAGGTCACCGCCGTCACCCGGGACGCGGGCCGCGGCGCCCGGCTCGCCGAGCTCGGCGCGGCGCGCGTCGTCCACGACCTGGCCGACGCGCGCGGCCCGTACGACCTGGTGCTGGAGTCGACCGGCGGCCCGGCCCTGCCCCTCGCGCTGGCCCGGACGGCCAGGCGGGGCACGCTGATCTGGTTCGGGCAGGCCGGCCGGCGGCCGTCGACGCTCGACTTCTTCGCCTTCTTCGACGGGCCGGAGTCGGCCGTCATCCGCCATTTCCACTACCTGGACGACGACACGCCGCTCGGCGACGACCTGGCGACGCTCGTCCGGCTGACCGCCGAGGGCCGCCTGCACCCGGAGATCGGCCGGCTCGCCGACTGGGCCGACACCGCGAGCGTGCTCACCGACCTGCGCGAGCGCCGCGTCCGCGGCAAGGCCGTCCTCACTGTGAACGGAGAATGA
- a CDS encoding helix-turn-helix domain-containing protein produces the protein MPIFELSIVCETFGLARTDLADPWYELRLAAAGPVRTRHGFTLTPPYGLDALASADTVVVPALPADHVDGDARPHPDLLDALRAAHARGARLVSLCTGAFALAAAGLLDGRPATTHWMRTGLLRARHPRVLVDPSVLYVDDGDILTSAGRSAGLDLCLHVIRQDLGADVANQVARRLVVQAHRPGGQAQYIDAPMPRTDGDGLAPLLQWAAERLRDPLTVADLARQAGLSPRTLARRFHDATGTTPLRWLHAQRLSRARQLLESTDLPVDRVGEECGLGSAGNLRHHFTRTVGVTPTEYRRAFHETRP, from the coding sequence ATGCCGATCTTCGAGCTGTCCATCGTCTGCGAGACGTTCGGGCTGGCCCGGACCGACCTCGCCGACCCCTGGTACGAGCTGCGCCTGGCGGCCGCAGGACCGGTCCGCACCCGTCACGGGTTCACGCTGACGCCGCCGTACGGGCTGGACGCGCTGGCGAGCGCGGACACGGTGGTCGTGCCCGCGCTGCCCGCCGACCACGTGGACGGCGACGCCCGGCCCCACCCTGACCTGCTGGACGCGCTCAGGGCCGCGCACGCGCGCGGCGCGCGCCTGGTCTCGCTGTGCACGGGGGCGTTCGCGCTGGCCGCGGCGGGCCTGCTCGACGGCCGGCCCGCCACCACCCACTGGATGCGCACCGGCCTGCTGCGCGCCCGCCACCCCCGGGTCCTGGTGGACCCGTCCGTCCTGTACGTGGACGACGGCGACATCCTGACCAGCGCGGGCCGCAGCGCCGGGCTCGACCTGTGCCTGCACGTCATCCGCCAGGACCTCGGCGCGGACGTCGCCAACCAGGTGGCCCGCCGCCTCGTCGTCCAGGCGCACCGGCCGGGCGGCCAGGCCCAGTACATCGACGCCCCGATGCCCCGCACCGACGGCGACGGCCTCGCCCCGCTGCTGCAGTGGGCGGCCGAGCGCCTGCGCGACCCGCTCACCGTCGCCGACCTGGCCAGGCAGGCCGGGCTGAGCCCCCGCACCCTGGCCCGGCGCTTCCACGACGCCACCGGCACCACTCCCCTGCGCTGGCTGCACGCCCAGCGGCTGTCGCGGGCCCGGCAGCTCCTGGAGTCCACCGACCTGCCGGTGGACCGGGTGGGCGAGGAGTGCGGGCTGGGCTCGGCGGGCAACCTGCGCCACCACTTCACCCGCACGGTCGGCGTGACGCCAACCGAGTACCGCCGGGCCTTCCACGAGACCCGTCCCTGA
- a CDS encoding carboxymuconolactone decarboxylase family protein, with product MPRVAPLEPPYPADVERSLRRWMPPGVPYQPLLLFRVLHRHPELASRMFPLGAGLLGHGLLPAADRELVIARVTARAGCGYEWGVHAATLAPQAGLTPERLRATATGPGTGGGPGTDGSWPPRHAALLAAVDELHDTARLSRPAWDALHAHYEDAQLLELLVLAGWYRTIAYLANGLELEDEPWGVPFPGPGRAGR from the coding sequence ATGCCGCGCGTCGCACCGCTCGAACCGCCCTATCCGGCCGACGTCGAGCGGTCGCTGCGCCGCTGGATGCCGCCCGGCGTGCCGTACCAGCCGCTCCTGCTGTTCCGCGTCCTGCACCGCCACCCCGAGCTGGCCTCGCGGATGTTCCCCCTGGGGGCGGGGCTGCTGGGCCACGGGCTGCTGCCCGCCGCCGACCGGGAGCTCGTCATCGCCCGCGTCACCGCGCGCGCCGGCTGCGGGTACGAGTGGGGCGTGCACGCGGCGACCCTCGCCCCGCAGGCCGGGCTCACCCCCGAACGGCTGCGCGCGACCGCCACCGGACCGGGGACCGGCGGCGGGCCGGGAACCGACGGCTCCTGGCCGCCCCGCCACGCGGCCCTGCTCGCCGCCGTGGACGAGCTGCACGACACCGCCCGGCTGTCGCGGCCCGCCTGGGACGCCCTGCACGCTCACTACGAGGACGCGCAACTGCTCGAACTGCTCGTCCTGGCCGGCTGGTACCGGACCATCGCCTACCTGGCGAACGGCCTCGAACTGGAGGACGAGCCCTGGGGCGTGCCGTTCCCCGGGCCCGGCCGGGCCGGCCGGTGA
- a CDS encoding cytochrome P450 has product MSTPAQLPYEQPDPMRPAPLLRELQVRGPIHAVRTAVGDPGWQVTGYEEVRRLLDDDRLGRAHREPGKAARTGESAMFGGPLGDFDTEQADHRRMRSLLQPHFSPRRMRALRARVETLTAGLLDELAAAGPPADLHAALALPLPIAVICELLGVPYEDRARFRAWTQAAADITDRARSEQGLTELFGYGQRLVARKRAEGDPDADVISRLAATDGVSDDEAAAMGMFLLFAGHETTVAAIDEGALWLLAHPEQWRALVADPSLVDAAVEEILRAPGTGGSGIPRYAREDLEIAGVRVRAGDLVLLDTGAANHDAAIFTDPDRFDLGRPAVPHLSFGHGARYCIGAPLARIELQVVFARLAVRFPTLKLECAPGELSFNAHTLTGGLTALPVTW; this is encoded by the coding sequence GTGTCCACCCCCGCTCAGCTGCCGTACGAGCAGCCGGACCCGATGCGGCCCGCGCCCCTGCTGCGCGAGCTGCAGGTCCGTGGTCCCATCCACGCCGTCCGGACCGCGGTCGGCGACCCAGGCTGGCAGGTCACCGGGTACGAGGAGGTGCGCCGGCTGCTCGACGACGACCGGCTCGGCCGCGCCCACCGCGAGCCCGGCAAGGCCGCCAGGACGGGGGAGTCGGCGATGTTCGGCGGCCCGTTGGGCGACTTCGACACCGAGCAGGCCGACCACCGGCGGATGCGCTCGCTGCTGCAGCCGCACTTCTCGCCGAGGCGGATGCGCGCGCTGCGCGCCCGTGTCGAGACGCTCACCGCCGGCCTGCTGGACGAGCTGGCCGCCGCCGGCCCGCCCGCCGACCTCCACGCCGCCCTGGCGCTGCCGCTGCCCATCGCGGTCATCTGCGAGCTGCTCGGTGTGCCGTACGAGGACCGGGCCCGGTTCCGGGCGTGGACCCAGGCCGCCGCGGACATCACCGACCGCGCCCGCTCGGAGCAGGGACTGACCGAGCTGTTCGGCTACGGACAGCGGCTCGTCGCGCGCAAGAGAGCCGAGGGCGACCCGGACGCGGACGTGATCTCCCGGCTGGCCGCCACCGACGGAGTCAGCGACGACGAGGCCGCCGCGATGGGCATGTTCCTGCTGTTCGCCGGGCACGAGACCACGGTCGCCGCGATCGACGAGGGCGCGTTGTGGCTGCTGGCCCACCCGGAGCAGTGGCGGGCCCTGGTGGCGGATCCGTCCCTGGTCGATGCGGCCGTGGAGGAGATCCTGCGCGCCCCTGGTACGGGAGGAAGCGGCATCCCGCGCTACGCCCGCGAGGACCTCGAGATCGCCGGCGTGCGCGTCCGCGCTGGGGACCTGGTGCTGCTGGACACCGGTGCGGCCAACCACGACGCCGCCATATTCACCGACCCCGACCGCTTCGACCTCGGCCGCCCCGCCGTGCCGCACCTCAGCTTCGGCCACGGCGCCCGCTACTGCATCGGCGCGCCCCTGGCCCGGATCGAGCTGCAGGTCGTCTTCGCCCGGCTCGCCGTCCGCTTCCCCACCCTCAAGCTCGAGTGCGCGCCCGGCGAGCTGAGCTTCAATGCGCACACGCTGACCGGCGGGCTGACCGCGCTTCCCGTCACCTGGTGA
- a CDS encoding LysR family transcriptional regulator gives MDLDLALVRAFVATAEELHFGRAAQRLHTSQQALSKRVARLESLLAVRLFERAGGTRLTEAGERLLPAAREALAAGERAVAAVLGPGPVVRIDVWGHLYAPMRTVAQAVAAFGAVRLQPGPARDWPSAAELLLRGETDLGFGRVHPLGDGRDAGLAHRLVRLEPVDALVSTSHPLAGAAELRPADLRGSTLWCPAELTRLDFLRRFADEFGLTRREDGPNLGLDHLVEHVRADPSCFTLFPADAPLPDHAGLRAIPLTGPTPLYAWSLAWRESRRHPLLDLLLRGFADVGRARRWLEYAPGRDWLPDADHAKLVQVR, from the coding sequence GTGGACCTGGACCTGGCGCTGGTTCGCGCGTTCGTCGCGACCGCGGAGGAACTGCACTTCGGGCGGGCCGCCCAGCGGCTGCACACCAGCCAGCAGGCACTGTCCAAGCGCGTCGCCCGCCTGGAGTCGCTGCTCGCGGTGCGCCTGTTCGAGCGCGCGGGCGGCACCCGGCTCACCGAGGCGGGCGAGCGTCTGCTCCCGGCCGCCCGCGAGGCCCTGGCGGCGGGGGAGCGCGCGGTCGCGGCGGTCCTCGGCCCCGGTCCGGTGGTGCGGATCGACGTGTGGGGCCATCTGTACGCGCCGATGCGCACCGTCGCGCAGGCGGTGGCGGCGTTCGGCGCGGTGCGCCTGCAACCCGGCCCGGCCCGCGACTGGCCGTCGGCGGCGGAGCTGCTGCTGCGCGGCGAGACCGACCTGGGCTTCGGCCGGGTGCACCCGCTCGGCGACGGCCGCGACGCCGGGCTCGCCCACCGCCTGGTGCGCCTGGAGCCCGTCGACGCCCTGGTCAGCACCTCGCACCCGCTGGCCGGCGCGGCCGAACTGCGCCCCGCCGACCTGCGCGGCAGCACCCTGTGGTGCCCGGCCGAGCTGACCCGCCTGGACTTCCTGCGGCGCTTCGCCGACGAGTTCGGCCTCACGCGGCGCGAGGACGGCCCCAACCTCGGGCTCGACCACCTCGTGGAGCACGTCCGGGCCGATCCGTCGTGCTTCACCCTGTTCCCCGCGGACGCGCCGCTGCCCGACCACGCGGGCCTGCGCGCGATCCCGCTCACCGGGCCCACGCCGCTGTACGCGTGGTCGCTGGCCTGGCGCGAGTCCCGCCGGCACCCGCTGCTCGACCTCCTGCTGCGCGGGTTCGCGGACGTGGGCCGGGCGCGGCGGTGGCTGGAGTACGCTCCCGGGCGCGACTGGCTGCCGGACGCCGACCACGCGAAGCTCGTCCAGGTGCGCTGA
- a CDS encoding aminoglycoside phosphotransferase family protein, which produces MTHTEIEISAELVRELLREQHPDLAGRPVRLGARGWDNQVWRLGDDLAVRLPWATGPADELLRKEYAWLPVLAPGLPLPVPVPQRLGEPSALYPRPWIVTTWVPGEPADRAPARRGEQAADALAAFLTALHRPAPAEAPSGRFGRGGPLAGCAEGFTRSLDEAAGRGLVPDPEAVRAVWADAAAAPGWDGPAVWLHSDLHPANVLTADGALRGVVDFGDLCAGDPAADLAAAWILLPDGALDRFHAAYRPAPDAASLRRARGWAAGQALGCLLVGDAGVHGRPGGKATWGPPARAALRRLTTTAP; this is translated from the coding sequence ATGACGCACACCGAGATCGAGATCAGTGCCGAGCTCGTGCGAGAGCTGCTGCGCGAGCAGCACCCCGACCTGGCCGGCCGCCCCGTGCGGCTCGGCGCGCGCGGCTGGGACAACCAGGTGTGGCGGCTCGGCGACGACCTCGCCGTCCGGCTGCCGTGGGCGACGGGCCCCGCGGACGAGCTGCTGCGCAAGGAGTACGCCTGGCTGCCCGTGCTCGCCCCGGGCCTGCCGCTGCCGGTGCCCGTCCCGCAGCGCCTCGGCGAGCCGTCCGCGCTGTACCCGCGGCCGTGGATCGTCACGACCTGGGTGCCGGGCGAGCCCGCCGACCGGGCCCCCGCCAGGCGCGGCGAGCAGGCGGCCGACGCGCTGGCCGCGTTCCTGACGGCGCTGCACCGGCCCGCCCCGGCCGAGGCGCCTTCCGGCCGCTTCGGCCGGGGCGGGCCGCTGGCCGGCTGCGCGGAGGGGTTCACGCGATCGCTTGACGAGGCCGCCGGGCGGGGGCTCGTTCCCGACCCGGAGGCCGTCCGCGCGGTCTGGGCGGACGCCGCCGCCGCGCCCGGCTGGGACGGACCGGCGGTGTGGCTGCACAGCGACCTGCACCCGGCCAACGTCCTGACCGCGGACGGCGCCCTCCGCGGCGTGGTCGACTTCGGCGACCTCTGCGCCGGCGACCCGGCCGCGGACCTCGCCGCCGCCTGGATCCTGCTGCCGGACGGCGCCCTCGACCGCTTCCACGCCGCCTACCGGCCGGCCCCGGACGCCGCGTCGCTGCGCCGCGCCCGCGGCTGGGCGGCGGGGCAGGCCCTCGGCTGCCTCCTCGTCGGTGACGCCGGCGTCCACGGCCGCCCCGGCGGCAAGGCGACCTGGGGCCCGCCCGCCCGCGCCGCCCTGCGCCGCCTCACCACGACGGCCCCCTGA